In Arthrobacter citreus, a genomic segment contains:
- a CDS encoding ABC transporter permease, with amino-acid sequence MTSILSNADPLSAASGPPSPARRKVPFKARMVQYRWLYLLLLPGILYFAVFRYWPMWGARIAFKDFVPFLGIDGSPWVGFRHFEDFFTNPDFPRLLTNTLVLAALSLLVAFPLTIIMALLLNELRLQIYKRTIQTLIYIPHFLSWTIVASLSYLLLAMDVGPLFTGLNNLFGTNIDFLADPDWFRPIIVAQEIWKNTGWGTIIFLAALATVDQEQYEAAVIDGAGRFQRVWHITLPNIRGVIVVLLILQIGQILNTGFEQIYLMSNSLNRTVADVFDTYVYFVGITQGAYSYSTAVGLFKAVVGVILIFGANSLAKRFNQSGLF; translated from the coding sequence GTGACCAGCATCCTTTCCAACGCGGACCCGCTCTCCGCTGCCTCCGGGCCGCCTTCCCCGGCACGGCGGAAAGTCCCGTTCAAGGCCCGGATGGTCCAGTACCGCTGGCTGTACCTGCTGTTGCTGCCGGGCATTCTATATTTTGCAGTTTTTCGCTACTGGCCCATGTGGGGCGCCCGCATCGCCTTCAAGGACTTCGTTCCCTTCCTGGGCATCGACGGAAGCCCGTGGGTGGGTTTCCGTCATTTTGAGGATTTCTTCACCAACCCGGATTTTCCGCGGCTGCTGACCAACACCCTGGTCCTTGCGGCGCTGTCCCTCTTGGTGGCGTTTCCGCTGACCATCATCATGGCGCTGCTCCTGAATGAACTGCGGCTGCAGATCTATAAACGCACCATTCAAACATTGATCTATATCCCACATTTCCTGTCCTGGACCATCGTGGCGTCGCTGAGCTATCTCCTTTTAGCCATGGATGTGGGCCCGCTGTTTACTGGGCTGAACAATCTGTTTGGCACCAACATCGATTTTCTGGCGGACCCGGACTGGTTCCGGCCGATTATCGTGGCGCAGGAGATCTGGAAGAACACGGGCTGGGGAACCATTATTTTCCTCGCGGCCCTCGCCACCGTTGACCAGGAACAATATGAGGCTGCGGTGATCGACGGGGCCGGCCGGTTCCAGCGGGTCTGGCACATTACTCTTCCCAACATCCGCGGCGTGATCGTTGTCCTGCTCATCCTGCAAATCGGACAGATCCTCAATACCGGGTTTGAGCAGATCTATTTGATGTCCAACAGCTTGAACCGGACCGTGGCTGATGTCTTCGACACCTACGTCTACTTCGTGGGTATCACGCAGGGCGCCTACAGCTACAGCACCGCCGTCGGCCTGTTCAAGGCAGTCGTGGGAGTCATCCTCATCTTTGGCGCCAATTCGTTGGCCAAGCGGTTCAACCAGTCGGGACTTTTCTAG
- a CDS encoding carbohydrate ABC transporter permease translates to MENRYNTKPGRVFDAFNIVLLGAVGILALLPFLFVIAGSFATEAELTRRSFFLWPEEFTLGSYEAILQTPAFLRAMATTIGVTATGTVIQLALTVCMAYPLSKRALPGRNIILSLVVFTMVFSAGMIPTFLVVKDLGLLDTWWALILPMAVNPFSLIIIKNFFQELPAELEESAKIDGASELRILWSILLPLSKPVLATFALFYAVGIWNDFMSPLLYLNDSRMWTLQMFLRQVTVASDAMLDNPDPSYIPPSQGIKFAVVVVATIPILLFYPFLQKHFAKGILIGSVKG, encoded by the coding sequence ATGGAAAATCGATACAACACAAAGCCGGGGCGTGTCTTCGACGCGTTCAACATTGTGCTCCTCGGCGCGGTGGGCATCCTTGCCCTGCTGCCGTTCCTTTTTGTCATTGCCGGGTCCTTCGCCACTGAGGCTGAGCTCACCCGACGCTCCTTCTTTCTGTGGCCGGAGGAGTTCACTCTCGGATCCTACGAGGCGATCCTCCAAACCCCCGCTTTCCTCCGGGCAATGGCCACCACCATCGGGGTGACGGCCACGGGAACCGTCATCCAGCTCGCCCTCACCGTCTGCATGGCGTATCCGCTGTCCAAGCGGGCGCTTCCGGGACGCAACATCATCCTGAGCCTGGTTGTGTTCACCATGGTCTTCTCCGCCGGGATGATTCCCACGTTCCTCGTGGTCAAGGACCTGGGCCTGCTTGATACCTGGTGGGCGCTGATCCTGCCCATGGCCGTCAACCCGTTCAGCCTGATCATCATCAAGAACTTCTTCCAGGAACTGCCCGCCGAGCTGGAAGAATCAGCGAAAATTGACGGCGCCTCGGAGCTGCGCATTCTGTGGAGCATCCTGCTGCCACTGTCCAAACCCGTACTCGCAACCTTTGCCCTGTTTTATGCGGTGGGCATCTGGAATGACTTCATGTCTCCTTTGCTGTATCTCAACGACAGCAGGATGTGGACCCTGCAGATGTTCCTGCGGCAGGTGACGGTGGCCTCCGATGCAATGCTTGATAACCCTGATCCCAGTTATATTCCTCCGTCCCAGGGCATCAAATTCGCCGTCGTTGTTGTTGCAACCATTCCGATCCTGCTGTTCTATCCCTTCCTGCAGAAGCACTTTGCCAAGGGCATCCTGATCGGATCGGTGAAGGGATGA
- a CDS encoding rhamnogalacturonan acetylesterase has translation MSGWGPELAGFLEAGDIVLNFAKGGATTASFAAEELWQDLLKELEPQNFVLIQFGHNDQKHPQLLAPEGGYTERLAEFVADVRDRGGVPVLCTSVERCWFSNARLSPSHGGYPAAVRALAAREQVPVIDLTVFSSWLYESLGETAALALFTEQDKTHFCVRGAREIASYVARALAAVSGRDARQPPLGPNL, from the coding sequence ATGAGCGGATGGGGTCCGGAACTGGCCGGGTTCCTGGAAGCCGGAGACATAGTCCTGAATTTCGCGAAGGGCGGGGCAACCACCGCGTCATTCGCCGCTGAGGAACTGTGGCAGGACCTCCTCAAGGAACTTGAGCCGCAGAACTTCGTACTGATCCAGTTTGGCCACAATGATCAAAAGCACCCCCAGTTGCTGGCACCCGAGGGCGGCTATACGGAACGGCTGGCGGAATTCGTGGCGGATGTCCGGGACCGGGGCGGAGTGCCGGTGCTCTGCACGTCAGTGGAGCGCTGCTGGTTCTCGAACGCCCGCTTGTCCCCTTCCCACGGCGGTTATCCAGCGGCGGTGCGGGCGCTGGCTGCCCGGGAGCAGGTGCCGGTCATCGACCTCACCGTTTTCTCCAGCTGGTTGTACGAGTCATTGGGCGAAACGGCGGCACTGGCGCTGTTTACGGAACAGGACAAAACCCATTTCTGTGTCCGCGGCGCCCGGGAAATTGCATCCTACGTTGCCCGCGCCCTGGCAGCGGTCAGTGGACGGGATGCGCGGCAGCCACCCCTCGGGCCGAACCTGTGA
- a CDS encoding DUF1961 family protein, protein MTGYANALRSPDDLLGWIAEGPVNVSQGPSGVVLAGSAPDPDDDAAHWTLWCPVPFSDGIRISWDFRPIEEPGLAMLFFAAQGHSGDLFGPQQLPRDGRYPQYHSGDLDALHISYFRHRWPHERAFRTCNLRRSAGFHLVAQGADPLPPAADADGFYRLVVEKDGRDVRFSMNGLPLFAWHDDGAAGPAPLTGGYIGLRQMAPLVAEYKDFSVSSLIPGADSTTLEDSHA, encoded by the coding sequence GTGACGGGCTACGCCAACGCACTGCGGTCCCCGGATGACCTGCTGGGCTGGATAGCTGAGGGGCCCGTGAACGTGAGCCAGGGACCATCGGGAGTAGTGTTGGCCGGATCTGCTCCGGACCCCGACGATGACGCCGCGCACTGGACCCTTTGGTGCCCGGTTCCCTTCAGCGACGGTATCCGGATCTCGTGGGATTTCCGGCCCATCGAGGAACCCGGACTGGCCATGCTGTTTTTCGCGGCCCAGGGTCACTCGGGTGATCTGTTCGGCCCCCAGCAGCTGCCCCGCGACGGGCGGTACCCGCAGTACCATTCGGGTGACCTGGACGCACTGCACATCTCCTATTTCCGTCACCGGTGGCCGCATGAACGGGCGTTCCGCACCTGCAATCTGCGGCGGAGCGCCGGTTTCCATCTGGTGGCCCAGGGCGCGGACCCCCTGCCACCGGCCGCTGATGCTGACGGGTTCTACCGGCTGGTCGTTGAGAAGGACGGCCGCGATGTCCGGTTCAGCATGAACGGACTGCCGTTGTTCGCATGGCACGACGACGGCGCCGCCGGTCCCGCCCCGCTCACCGGGGGATACATCGGATTGCGCCAAATGGCGCCCCTCGTTGCCGAATACAAAGACTTTTCTGTCAGCAGCCTCATCCCCGGAGCTGACTCGACCACGTTGGAGGATTCCCATGCATGA
- a CDS encoding Tat pathway signal sequence domain protein: MHDAVALDWLEPVPHRQAREHGTAAALPGGTTFGVPFPRGAVTDAGCLTLADADGHPVRHQAWPTAMWPDGSLKWAGIATGTMPMAAAGASLQLSIAADGTADNAAAPVAAVTVGNAVTADTAETEITVDTGQLKCVIGRTGRDFLRSLSRGGTVVAENGRLVSSTVDTVEENAGTVTRTGYESTVRDAVVESEGPARVVVRINGTHSGNGRDWLPFVIRLYFHADARSIRMMHSFTWDGDEHRDFLAGLGIRFSVPLQGHLHDRHVRIAGADGGFLVEAVRGITGLRRDPGSDVRAAQINGAATSDPASWNPEVGQRLSLIPAWPDYSLSQLTSDGFSLQKRTGPNHPWIGITTGTRAGGFAYLGTPSGGFGVGLRDFWKSYPAGIDIRGADGPAAEITQWLYSPQAQPMDLRFYHDGLGQDTYEKQLEGLEITYEDYEEGFGTPYGIARTHELTLFAYDGTPSTPDLAADARWAAAPPLLQATPQYLSSAGVFGDWAPVDRSTRARAALEDKLDFLFDFYKSQIEERRWYGFWNYGDVMHTYDTDRHTWRYDVGGYAWDNSELSPDLWLWYAYLRSGRADIFRVAEAMTRHTGEVDVYHLGQWAGLGTRHNVQHWGCSAKQHRISSAAYRRFYYFLTADERTGDLLDELVEGERNFLKLDPTRKVRPDVYSPDPAALAVGLGTDYGALAAAWLTAWERHGDTAAAAKLLGTMKDIGALKYGFLTGEAHYDMTTGRFDTTREQISVSHLSAVFGLVEVASELIDLVDVPEFEQAWLQYCRLFLAAPAEQEAEVGQPLPGIYLTQAHSRLTAYAAKRLNDPQLAARAWVEFAAGGELLGNDIAFREHRILPPHVLAPVTEARTVSTNDASQFGLAAIQLLALVGGQAPDPGAPEG, from the coding sequence ATGCATGATGCAGTTGCGCTCGACTGGTTGGAGCCGGTGCCCCACCGGCAGGCAAGGGAACACGGCACGGCTGCGGCCCTGCCCGGCGGCACAACCTTCGGTGTCCCCTTCCCCCGCGGCGCCGTTACCGATGCAGGATGTCTTACCCTGGCCGACGCGGACGGACATCCGGTGCGCCACCAGGCGTGGCCCACTGCAATGTGGCCGGACGGTTCACTGAAATGGGCCGGCATTGCCACCGGCACCATGCCCATGGCTGCAGCTGGCGCATCCCTGCAGTTGTCCATCGCCGCGGACGGCACCGCAGACAACGCCGCGGCCCCGGTAGCCGCCGTCACCGTGGGCAACGCTGTCACGGCAGACACCGCGGAAACCGAAATCACGGTCGATACCGGGCAGCTGAAATGCGTCATCGGACGAACCGGGCGGGACTTCCTGAGATCCCTCTCCAGAGGCGGCACCGTGGTTGCCGAAAACGGCCGACTCGTCAGCTCCACGGTGGACACCGTGGAGGAAAACGCCGGAACCGTGACCCGCACCGGTTACGAGTCCACCGTGCGGGACGCCGTCGTCGAATCCGAAGGACCTGCCCGTGTTGTGGTGCGCATTAACGGGACGCACAGCGGCAACGGACGGGACTGGCTCCCCTTTGTGATCCGCTTGTACTTCCACGCGGACGCCAGAAGCATCAGGATGATGCATTCCTTTACGTGGGACGGAGATGAACACCGGGATTTCCTGGCCGGCCTGGGCATACGCTTCAGCGTGCCGCTGCAGGGACATCTGCATGACCGCCATGTGCGCATCGCCGGTGCTGACGGCGGGTTCCTCGTCGAAGCCGTTCGCGGGATCACCGGCCTGCGCCGTGATCCCGGATCGGATGTGCGGGCCGCCCAGATCAATGGAGCGGCCACCTCCGACCCTGCGAGCTGGAATCCGGAAGTCGGCCAGCGGCTGAGCCTCATTCCGGCGTGGCCGGATTACTCGCTGTCCCAACTCACCAGCGACGGATTCAGCCTGCAAAAACGCACCGGCCCGAACCATCCCTGGATAGGCATCACCACCGGAACGCGGGCGGGAGGATTCGCCTATCTGGGTACGCCCAGCGGCGGTTTTGGCGTGGGACTCCGGGATTTCTGGAAGTCGTACCCCGCCGGAATCGACATCCGAGGTGCGGATGGACCGGCCGCCGAAATCACGCAGTGGCTGTATTCCCCGCAGGCACAGCCCATGGACCTGAGGTTCTACCACGACGGGCTGGGCCAGGACACGTACGAAAAGCAGCTCGAGGGCCTCGAAATCACGTACGAGGACTACGAGGAGGGCTTCGGAACACCCTATGGGATAGCCCGCACCCACGAGCTGACCCTCTTTGCTTACGACGGAACACCGTCGACTCCGGACCTGGCAGCCGACGCGCGCTGGGCGGCTGCTCCCCCGCTGCTCCAGGCAACGCCCCAATACCTTTCCTCGGCCGGCGTTTTCGGGGACTGGGCGCCGGTGGACCGCAGCACCAGAGCCAGGGCCGCGCTCGAGGACAAGTTGGATTTCCTGTTTGACTTCTACAAGTCCCAGATCGAGGAGCGCCGCTGGTACGGGTTTTGGAACTACGGCGACGTCATGCACACGTACGACACCGACCGCCACACCTGGCGCTACGACGTCGGTGGATATGCGTGGGACAACTCCGAGCTGTCCCCGGATCTGTGGCTTTGGTACGCCTATCTGCGGTCTGGACGGGCTGATATCTTCCGGGTTGCGGAAGCCATGACCCGGCACACCGGAGAGGTCGATGTTTATCATCTGGGTCAGTGGGCAGGTCTTGGAACACGGCACAACGTCCAGCACTGGGGCTGCAGCGCCAAGCAACACCGCATTTCCAGTGCTGCGTACCGGCGCTTCTACTACTTCCTGACGGCCGACGAGCGCACGGGAGACCTGCTCGATGAGCTGGTGGAAGGGGAACGGAACTTCCTGAAGCTGGATCCCACCCGCAAAGTCCGCCCCGATGTCTACTCTCCGGATCCGGCCGCCCTGGCCGTCGGTCTCGGCACCGATTACGGAGCTCTTGCCGCAGCATGGCTGACGGCCTGGGAACGGCACGGCGACACGGCAGCCGCCGCCAAGTTGCTGGGCACCATGAAAGACATCGGTGCGCTCAAATACGGCTTCCTGACCGGTGAGGCACACTACGACATGACCACCGGGCGCTTTGACACCACCCGGGAGCAGATCAGCGTCTCGCACCTGAGTGCAGTCTTCGGATTGGTGGAGGTTGCCAGTGAGTTGATCGATCTGGTGGACGTACCGGAATTTGAACAGGCTTGGCTGCAATACTGCCGCCTCTTCCTCGCGGCACCCGCGGAACAGGAGGCGGAGGTGGGCCAGCCCTTGCCAGGCATTTATTTGACCCAGGCACACAGCCGGCTCACCGCCTACGCCGCCAAGCGACTCAACGATCCCCAACTTGCTGCCCGGGCATGGGTGGAATTTGCGGCTGGCGGAGAGCTGCTCGGCAACGACATTGCCTTCCGCGAACACCGCATTTTGCCCCCGCATGTTCTGGCGCCCGTCACGGAGGCCCGGACCGTTTCCACGAATGACGCATCCCAGTTTGGCCTTGCTGCCATCCAGCTGCTGGCGCTCGTTGGCGGGCAGGCACCGGACCCGGGAGCTCCGGAAGGGTAG
- a CDS encoding DUF1540 domain-containing protein: MTDHVAPVSDCAVHSCDYNHDGCTAYAITVGGTPDHASCATFIDTSETGGLPKVLASVGACLRSECRHNDHLMCTAHDVKVGPGAELADCLTYQPR, encoded by the coding sequence ATGACTGACCATGTTGCGCCCGTCAGCGACTGCGCTGTCCACAGCTGCGACTACAACCATGACGGCTGTACCGCCTACGCCATCACGGTTGGCGGAACCCCCGACCACGCGAGCTGCGCCACCTTTATCGACACGTCGGAAACCGGCGGGCTGCCCAAAGTGCTGGCATCGGTTGGAGCGTGCCTGCGCAGCGAATGCCGGCACAACGACCACCTCATGTGCACCGCCCACGACGTCAAGGTTGGCCCCGGCGCTGAGCTCGCTGACTGCCTGACCTATCAGCCGCGGTAG
- a CDS encoding AMP-binding protein, with protein MPGLDTALTPLRFLERAAQVHPDKTAVIDGDRRMTYRDFAAAVTRAAHALQASGLTAGGRAAFLGTNSTEFLIAHYAVPLAGGVLVPLNTRLSPPEVAYICNHSGATLLFGDPDLLLGLGPVELHDVTEIISVPLQDGSAVTVEGTTSYADFLARGTDTPLPWEIDDENTVIALNYTSGTTGRPKGVMYTHRGAYLNSLGEVHHQGFSQDSVYLWTLPMFHCNGWCTTWALTAASGTHVCLRAVRGPEIWRLIDTHGIDHLAGAPTVLSAIATAAEAHELNHPLTIVTAGAPPSPTVINKIHQLRATVVHVYGLTESYGPHAVCEPQAAWATLDGDALARKMARQGVGMLTSDRLRVVCDEVGSAGELTDVAADGVEMGEIVMRGNSVMKGYYRDEAGTADAFRGGWFHTGDLGVMHPDGYVQLLDRSKDVVVSGGENISTIEVEQALASHPAVADVAVIGVPDERWGERPKAFVVLAPGRSASEEDLLAHVKSQIASYKAPRSIEFIIDLPKTSTGKIRKNELRSLEWEGREARIN; from the coding sequence ATGCCCGGCCTGGACACTGCATTAACACCGCTTCGCTTTCTGGAACGCGCCGCGCAGGTTCATCCGGACAAGACCGCGGTCATCGACGGTGACCGCCGCATGACCTACCGCGATTTTGCCGCCGCCGTGACCCGCGCCGCGCATGCACTGCAGGCCTCCGGCCTGACCGCCGGCGGCAGGGCCGCTTTCCTCGGCACCAACTCCACGGAGTTCCTGATCGCCCACTACGCGGTTCCCCTGGCCGGCGGCGTCCTGGTTCCGCTAAACACCCGGCTGTCCCCGCCCGAAGTCGCCTACATCTGCAACCACTCCGGCGCCACCCTCCTGTTCGGGGACCCGGACCTGCTCCTCGGCCTCGGACCGGTCGAGCTGCACGACGTCACAGAGATCATTTCGGTCCCGCTCCAGGACGGCAGCGCCGTCACGGTGGAGGGCACGACGTCGTACGCTGATTTCCTCGCGCGCGGCACCGACACCCCGCTCCCCTGGGAAATTGACGACGAAAACACCGTCATCGCCCTGAACTACACCTCCGGCACCACCGGCCGGCCCAAGGGCGTGATGTACACCCACCGCGGCGCATACCTGAACTCACTCGGGGAAGTGCACCACCAGGGCTTCTCCCAGGACTCGGTGTACCTGTGGACCCTGCCCATGTTCCACTGCAACGGCTGGTGCACCACGTGGGCGCTGACCGCGGCGTCCGGGACCCATGTCTGCCTGCGGGCGGTCCGGGGCCCGGAGATCTGGCGGCTGATCGATACCCACGGCATCGACCACCTGGCCGGCGCTCCCACCGTGCTCAGCGCCATCGCCACGGCTGCCGAGGCCCACGAACTGAACCACCCGCTGACCATCGTCACCGCCGGCGCCCCGCCCAGCCCCACGGTAATCAACAAGATCCACCAGCTGCGGGCCACCGTGGTCCACGTCTACGGACTCACCGAATCCTACGGACCGCACGCGGTGTGCGAGCCCCAGGCAGCGTGGGCTACGCTCGACGGCGATGCGCTGGCACGGAAAATGGCCCGGCAGGGCGTGGGCATGCTGACGTCGGACCGGCTGCGCGTGGTGTGCGACGAGGTGGGATCCGCGGGTGAGCTGACCGACGTCGCGGCCGACGGCGTGGAGATGGGTGAAATTGTCATGCGCGGAAATTCGGTCATGAAGGGCTATTACCGTGACGAAGCCGGCACCGCCGACGCGTTCCGAGGCGGCTGGTTCCATACCGGGGATCTCGGCGTCATGCACCCTGACGGCTACGTCCAGCTGCTGGACCGGTCCAAGGACGTGGTGGTCTCCGGCGGTGAAAATATTTCCACCATCGAAGTGGAACAGGCCCTGGCCAGCCATCCCGCGGTGGCGGATGTGGCAGTGATCGGTGTTCCCGATGAGCGCTGGGGCGAACGGCCCAAGGCCTTCGTGGTGCTGGCCCCCGGCCGCAGCGCCAGCGAGGAGGACCTCCTGGCCCACGTCAAGAGCCAGATCGCTTCCTACAAGGCGCCGCGGTCAATCGAGTTCATCATTGACCTGCCGAAGACATCCACCGGGAAAATCCGCAAGAATGAACTGCGGTCATTGGAGTGGGAAGGCCGGGAAGCCCGTATCAACTAG
- a CDS encoding restriction endonuclease — protein MAAVVLGWNPATAFGAGPGRADYRLAASTVHGTGLFGIRWRVGRVQRLDPGTDVWLFAQGRHGRGLLGHGVVASAPQPGAALPARLGLLAGIVFDLLLPPGDALPAEGLAESVPDMNWSAIRTTGTVVPAQSESQLRAAWTRFLRSRPVPEDWLAAADPTLPLPGSMPQDSLRTVGINRYEYDPDAVRQCVAFHGASCAACGLSMEQIYGPAGAAFVQVHHIVPPASLSPGYVLDPVADLVPLCPNCHAMAHRGVPDPYTPGELRRMLAAAAGPAPGPNPISGSVPTARELDAQADAERLRDNR, from the coding sequence ATGGCTGCCGTCGTGCTGGGCTGGAACCCCGCCACCGCGTTTGGGGCGGGTCCAGGCCGCGCGGATTACCGTCTGGCTGCCTCCACGGTGCACGGGACCGGGCTTTTTGGCATCAGGTGGCGGGTGGGCCGCGTTCAGCGTCTGGATCCCGGAACCGATGTGTGGCTTTTCGCCCAGGGCCGGCACGGCCGCGGACTGCTGGGACATGGCGTGGTTGCGTCCGCTCCGCAGCCCGGCGCGGCCCTGCCGGCCCGGCTCGGCCTGCTGGCCGGCATCGTCTTTGATCTGCTCCTGCCACCGGGGGATGCGCTGCCCGCCGAGGGACTGGCGGAAAGCGTCCCGGACATGAACTGGAGCGCCATCCGCACCACCGGCACCGTGGTTCCGGCTCAATCCGAGTCACAGCTGCGGGCGGCCTGGACCAGGTTCCTGCGCTCCCGTCCCGTTCCGGAGGACTGGCTTGCGGCCGCGGACCCCACTCTTCCACTTCCGGGGAGCATGCCGCAGGACAGCCTCCGCACGGTGGGAATCAACCGCTATGAGTATGACCCCGACGCCGTCCGGCAGTGCGTCGCGTTCCACGGCGCTTCCTGCGCGGCATGTGGTTTATCGATGGAGCAGATTTATGGTCCGGCCGGAGCTGCCTTTGTCCAGGTGCATCACATTGTTCCGCCGGCATCCCTCTCCCCCGGCTACGTCCTGGATCCCGTGGCGGATCTGGTGCCGCTGTGTCCAAACTGCCATGCCATGGCCCACCGCGGGGTTCCGGATCCCTATACTCCCGGCGAGCTGAGGCGAATGCTCGCCGCGGCGGCCGGCCCGGCGCCCGGACCGAATCCGATCTCCGGCTCGGTTCCCACTGCCCGGGAACTGGACGCCCAGGCTGACGCGGAACGCCTTCGGGACAACCGGTAA
- a CDS encoding RNA-binding S4 domain-containing protein has product MTIPASTSKSVRVDAWLWAIRAYKTRSAATAACRAGHVRLNGNPAKAAQPVQPGDTIRVRQPGYERILEVRQLIAKRVGAEAASHCFTDHTPPRPVGPALGVPLRDRGAGRPTKKDRREIDRLRGDR; this is encoded by the coding sequence ATGACCATTCCTGCCAGCACCTCAAAATCCGTCCGGGTGGACGCTTGGCTGTGGGCCATCCGCGCCTACAAGACCAGGTCCGCCGCCACTGCGGCCTGCCGCGCCGGCCATGTCAGGCTCAACGGCAATCCGGCCAAGGCCGCCCAGCCGGTCCAGCCCGGAGACACCATCCGGGTCCGCCAGCCGGGGTACGAGCGGATCCTCGAAGTCCGCCAGCTGATTGCCAAGCGGGTGGGCGCCGAGGCTGCGTCCCACTGCTTCACGGACCACACGCCGCCGCGGCCGGTGGGTCCGGCACTGGGGGTTCCGCTGCGGGACCGGGGCGCCGGGCGCCCCACCAAAAAGGACCGCCGCGAGATCGACCGGCTGCGCGGCGACCGCTAG
- a CDS encoding MFS transporter — translation MSEAKEQSTVRRRRPVTMPLWAAAAAVVLVAVNLRPGATSVGPVLAELRSALGMGSTLAGVLTALPGLTFAVVGALAVALSRRTGINGTIAAGVAAVAAGLLLRSVVDSPVVFLALTFLAFAGMAVGNILVPAFIKRYGGARTALLNSVYGTTLAVGATVPLLIAAPLAAGGQDGWQISLRVWGAAALIAAVPWAVIAFRGRHRPATAGAGASNGGSAAGTEPAAERGRLRMTSSVTAVALCLYFGVQSMNAYVQFGWVAQIYRDTGLSQSQAGAMMAIIASLGIPGGLIMPALVARAPGLRLYVAALAAATGAGYLGLLLVPGTTPWLWALLLGVGGFAFPTALALITGRSRDPRVTAELSGFCQPVGYLLAAAGPFAIGALHEATDSWTLPLVILAGSSVVMAFAGIAAAAPRFVDDQLQQARLPKA, via the coding sequence GTGAGCGAAGCCAAAGAACAATCGACCGTCAGGCGCCGTCGGCCCGTGACGATGCCGCTGTGGGCGGCCGCTGCCGCCGTCGTGCTGGTTGCCGTCAACCTCCGGCCCGGCGCGACGTCGGTGGGACCGGTGCTGGCCGAGCTTCGGTCGGCGCTGGGGATGGGGTCGACGCTGGCCGGGGTCCTGACGGCGCTGCCGGGGCTCACCTTCGCCGTCGTCGGAGCCCTGGCGGTGGCGCTGTCGCGGCGGACCGGTATCAACGGAACCATCGCCGCGGGGGTGGCAGCCGTCGCCGCGGGACTTCTGCTGCGCTCCGTGGTGGACTCGCCGGTTGTTTTCCTGGCACTGACGTTTCTCGCCTTTGCCGGCATGGCGGTGGGCAACATCCTCGTTCCGGCGTTCATTAAACGGTACGGGGGAGCGCGGACTGCGCTGCTGAATTCCGTGTACGGGACCACGCTGGCCGTGGGTGCCACCGTGCCGCTGCTGATTGCCGCTCCGCTGGCGGCGGGCGGGCAGGACGGCTGGCAGATCAGCCTCCGCGTCTGGGGCGCGGCCGCGCTGATCGCCGCGGTGCCCTGGGCGGTCATCGCGTTCCGCGGCCGGCACCGGCCGGCCACCGCCGGGGCTGGCGCATCCAACGGCGGCAGTGCGGCCGGAACCGAACCGGCAGCGGAGCGGGGACGGCTGCGCATGACGTCGTCAGTAACCGCCGTGGCGCTGTGCCTGTACTTCGGCGTCCAGTCCATGAACGCCTATGTGCAGTTCGGCTGGGTGGCACAGATTTACCGTGACACGGGACTGAGCCAGTCCCAGGCAGGGGCCATGATGGCCATCATCGCATCACTGGGAATTCCCGGCGGCCTGATCATGCCCGCCCTCGTGGCACGTGCCCCCGGCCTGCGGCTGTACGTTGCAGCGCTGGCAGCCGCCACCGGAGCGGGCTATCTTGGCCTGCTGCTGGTGCCCGGGACCACGCCCTGGCTGTGGGCGCTGCTGCTCGGAGTTGGCGGATTCGCTTTTCCGACGGCGCTGGCCCTGATTACGGGACGGTCCCGGGACCCGCGGGTCACGGCAGAACTGTCCGGGTTTTGCCAGCCTGTGGGGTACCTGCTGGCTGCGGCCGGGCCGTTTGCCATTGGTGCGCTGCACGAGGCCACAGACAGCTGGACTCTTCCGCTCGTGATCCTGGCAGGTTCCTCCGTGGTGATGGCCTTTGCCGGCATTGCTGCCGCCGCTCCGCGGTTTGTCGACGACCAGCTGCAGCAGGCGCGGCTGCCCAAGGCCTAG